In a genomic window of Roseiflexus castenholzii DSM 13941:
- a CDS encoding glycosyltransferase family 4 protein: protein MRILMLNNEFPPLGGGTGTVNKALLQRFARVAGLEIDLFTAALGSRPEREQFSERIQIYKVPVNNRDLHHSSNRELLTYAAAVSPVALARHRAMPYDFCFAWSAVPAGGVALALRRLTGLPYLVRVCGPDIPGFEERYGWLYPLLTPFIRAVWRNARLVVAKCDGEAAMIRAVDPTITPMLVPNGVDVAAFHIASLRPHGPLRIICVARLIERKGQRHLIAALRRLRDAGVAATVEFVGTGDAEQTYRAEAERLHVADLVTFAGYVPRERIAEHYANADVFVLPSYNEGMSVATLEAMAAGLPLVVTRTGGTTELVQEGVNGLTFAWSDVETLTQHLTYLAANRDYLRQMGAASRQRAERMSWEAVAQQYLPMFEQLASKTARQRAVSAANVLQCS, encoded by the coding sequence ATGCGCATTCTCATGCTCAATAATGAGTTTCCGCCGCTCGGCGGAGGCACAGGCACGGTCAACAAGGCGCTGTTGCAGCGTTTCGCCCGTGTCGCCGGTCTGGAGATCGATCTGTTCACGGCAGCATTGGGAAGCAGACCGGAACGTGAGCAGTTCAGCGAACGCATTCAGATCTATAAGGTTCCGGTCAATAACCGCGATCTGCACCACTCGTCGAACCGTGAGTTGCTGACCTATGCGGCTGCGGTGTCGCCTGTTGCGCTGGCACGACACCGCGCGATGCCTTACGACTTCTGCTTCGCCTGGAGCGCCGTTCCTGCCGGCGGCGTGGCGTTGGCGCTCCGCCGCCTGACCGGATTGCCCTACCTGGTGCGGGTGTGCGGACCGGACATTCCCGGCTTCGAGGAGCGGTACGGCTGGCTATACCCGCTGCTGACGCCGTTCATCCGCGCGGTGTGGCGCAATGCGCGCCTGGTGGTGGCAAAGTGCGACGGCGAAGCCGCCATGATCCGCGCCGTTGACCCTACAATCACCCCAATGCTTGTGCCGAACGGGGTTGATGTTGCGGCATTTCACATCGCGTCGCTGCGCCCGCACGGTCCATTGCGCATCATCTGCGTGGCGCGCCTGATTGAGCGCAAAGGACAGCGTCATCTCATCGCCGCGTTGCGCCGTCTGCGCGACGCCGGCGTGGCAGCAACCGTCGAGTTCGTTGGAACCGGCGATGCTGAACAGACTTACCGCGCCGAAGCGGAGCGCCTGCACGTCGCCGATCTGGTGACCTTCGCAGGGTATGTGCCGCGCGAGCGGATTGCCGAACACTATGCGAATGCCGACGTATTTGTGCTGCCATCGTACAATGAGGGAATGAGCGTGGCGACACTCGAGGCTATGGCTGCCGGGTTGCCGCTTGTGGTCACGCGCACCGGCGGAACTACAGAGCTGGTGCAGGAAGGTGTAAACGGGCTGACCTTCGCCTGGAGCGATGTCGAGACGTTGACACAACACCTGACGTATCTCGCCGCGAACCGTGATTATCTGCGGCAGATGGGCGCCGCGTCGCGGCAGCGGGCGGAACGGATGTCGTGGGAAGCAGTGGCGCAGCAGTACCTGCCCATGTTTGAACAACTGGCGTCCAAAACAGCACGCCAACGTGCCGTCAGCGCGGCGAACGTGCTACAATGTTCCTAA